From the Synechococcus sp. HK01-R genome, one window contains:
- the psb29 gene encoding photosystem II biogenesis protein Psp29, with protein sequence MAEHLTIADSKRAFHAAFPHVIPPLYRRTADELLVELHLLSHQKHFQVDAFFAVGLRQVFEAFTRGYRPDGQLADLFKALCSSTGFDAEAIQRLASESQAAVAGHSLEDVRGWLETKGEGAPAPLAEGLRRASGSSFHYSRLMAVGVFSLLSAAQGESSADPELLRKLAHEVSGAIGLSQERVDKDLSLYTSNLERMAQAVELMEETLLAERRKRERQERDKASKEPKD encoded by the coding sequence TTGGCCGAGCATCTGACGATCGCTGACAGCAAGCGGGCGTTCCACGCTGCATTCCCCCATGTGATCCCTCCCCTCTATCGGCGCACTGCCGATGAGCTGCTGGTGGAGCTGCATCTGCTCAGCCACCAAAAGCATTTTCAGGTCGATGCCTTCTTCGCAGTCGGCCTGCGCCAGGTGTTCGAGGCGTTCACCAGGGGATACCGCCCAGACGGTCAACTTGCTGACCTGTTCAAGGCCCTTTGCTCAAGCACCGGTTTTGATGCCGAAGCGATCCAACGCCTCGCATCCGAAAGTCAAGCGGCTGTCGCAGGTCACTCTCTGGAGGATGTCCGCGGTTGGTTAGAAACCAAGGGAGAAGGGGCACCAGCACCGCTCGCTGAAGGGCTGCGTCGTGCATCAGGAAGCAGCTTTCACTACTCGCGACTCATGGCCGTGGGTGTGTTCAGCCTTCTGAGTGCGGCCCAGGGTGAATCATCAGCTGACCCCGAGCTGCTTCGAAAGCTGGCTCACGAGGTCAGTGGTGCGATTGGACTGTCGCAAGAGAGGGTGGACAAGGACCTCAGCCTCTACACCAGCAATCTCGAAAGGATGGCCCAGGCTGTAGAGCTGATGGAAGAAACGCTGCTGGCCGAGCGCCGTAAACGCGAGCGTCAGGAGCGGGATAAGGCCAGCAAGGAGCCCAAAGACTGA
- the petN gene encoding cytochrome b6-f complex subunit PetN, whose protein sequence is MLFTFAWASLAAMFSFSIAMVVWGRNGDGSINF, encoded by the coding sequence ATGCTGTTCACCTTCGCCTGGGCTTCCCTGGCCGCGATGTTCAGTTTCTCCATTGCCATGGTTGTCTGGGGCCGCAACGGCGACGGCTCCATCAACTTCTGA
- the clpS gene encoding ATP-dependent Clp protease adapter ClpS, producing MNVTSPETTSILDRLSREAPYPNARVIVLDDDVNTFQHVVDCLCRIIPGMGSDRAWTLAHRIDSNGSAEVWSGPLEQAELYHQQLTAEGLTMAPIERL from the coding sequence ATGAACGTCACATCGCCTGAAACGACCAGCATCCTGGACCGATTGAGCAGGGAAGCGCCCTACCCAAACGCCAGGGTGATTGTGCTCGACGATGACGTGAACACCTTTCAGCACGTTGTGGACTGCCTTTGCCGAATCATTCCTGGGATGGGAAGTGATCGAGCCTGGACGCTGGCTCACCGCATCGACAGCAATGGATCTGCCGAAGTGTGGAGTGGCCCCTTGGAGCAGGCTGAGCTCTATCACCAACAGCTAACCGCAGAAGGATTGACGATGGCGCCAATCGAAAGACTCTGA
- a CDS encoding TVP38/TMEM64 family protein produces the protein MSPAFKKGFKIFIIVLMFILAVVLLQRYGLEPLQAAVKEMGFWAPLGLFLLRGISIILPALPSSIYSLLAGSLLGFKTGYLTIVLSDLVFCSAAFFMARRWGRGPVSHLVGHKAMQKIDGFSKNQLEGNFFLMTGLLMTGLFDFLSYAIGISRTHWLIFAPALVISVLVSDSILVAVGAGVTQGAGLMLFLALLAMFALAVLTGLLKKRSATSGHP, from the coding sequence ATGTCACCAGCATTCAAAAAGGGTTTCAAGATTTTCATCATCGTCTTGATGTTTATCTTGGCGGTCGTTCTTCTCCAGCGCTATGGGCTTGAGCCGCTACAGGCTGCTGTTAAAGAGATGGGCTTCTGGGCTCCATTGGGGCTCTTTCTTTTGCGTGGCATAAGCATCATTCTCCCAGCTTTACCAAGTTCTATTTATTCGCTCCTAGCCGGTTCACTGCTTGGCTTTAAAACTGGCTATCTAACCATTGTATTGTCAGATCTTGTTTTCTGTAGTGCAGCATTCTTCATGGCCCGCCGCTGGGGGAGGGGACCAGTGAGCCATCTTGTTGGCCACAAGGCAATGCAAAAAATCGATGGCTTTAGCAAGAACCAGCTAGAGGGGAATTTCTTCCTAATGACAGGCTTACTGATGACGGGTCTTTTTGATTTTCTCAGTTACGCCATTGGAATCAGCCGCACCCATTGGCTGATCTTCGCTCCAGCTCTTGTCATCAGCGTGTTGGTGAGTGACTCAATCCTGGTTGCCGTCGGTGCAGGCGTGACCCAAGGGGCTGGTCTGATGCTGTTTCTTGCCCTGTTAGCCATGTTTGCTCTTGCCGTGCTCACAGGACTGCTCAAAAAGCGTTCGGCGACGTCTGGCCATCCTTAG
- a CDS encoding DUF2103 domain-containing protein, with translation MGRLVITHSTYVEGLIPWLQALASDPEIQTITPAVISRVRGRSPELQLRLSTAMRGGHKLVARRGSSAQEVFIVTGLSRDELSRRIANSRPT, from the coding sequence TTGGGACGTCTGGTTATCACCCACAGCACCTACGTGGAGGGCTTGATTCCCTGGCTTCAGGCGCTGGCCTCAGACCCTGAGATCCAGACCATCACGCCAGCCGTGATCAGTCGTGTGCGAGGACGCTCTCCAGAGCTGCAGCTCAGGCTCTCCACCGCCATGCGCGGTGGGCACAAACTGGTGGCGCGCCGGGGAAGCAGCGCCCAGGAGGTGTTCATCGTCACCGGGCTGAGTCGTGACGAGCTGAGCCGACGCATCGCCAACAGCAGGCCGACCTGA
- a CDS encoding 5-(carboxyamino)imidazole ribonucleotide synthase, with protein MNSSNGGGSGASIGVIGGGQLAQMLVEAAAKRSVTVAVQTASVQDPAAAGASRLVQADALDPDATRGLVEGCIAVTFENEWIALDALQPLERQGVSFRPSLASLAPLVDKIEQRELLDTLSIPGPAWVPLRSIDPGAPSLPKGWTFPVMAKAARGGYDGKGTRVLDSIDALAHLLRSVDPAGWLLESWIDYEQELALIVSRDRFGRVRSLPLVETHQSHQVCDWVLAPASVEQLVEATAYNMAASLLTKLSYVGVMALEFFYGPAGLMVNEIAPRTHNSGHFSIEACSSSQFDQQLCITADLPVPDPELICPGALMVNLLGLQAEQAAPLEERLQRLQQLSGAHLHWYGKNDESPGRKLGHVTVLLESDGVDQRSREAADWLMVIRSIWPLPLN; from the coding sequence ATGAACAGCAGCAACGGCGGTGGATCCGGGGCCTCCATCGGGGTGATCGGTGGTGGTCAACTGGCTCAGATGCTGGTGGAGGCTGCTGCAAAGCGGTCAGTGACGGTTGCTGTACAAACCGCATCGGTCCAGGATCCCGCTGCTGCTGGTGCCAGTCGGCTGGTGCAAGCGGATGCTCTCGATCCGGACGCCACCCGTGGATTGGTGGAGGGATGCATTGCGGTCACCTTTGAAAACGAGTGGATTGCCTTGGATGCACTCCAACCGCTCGAACGCCAGGGGGTGAGTTTCCGTCCTTCCCTCGCCAGCCTTGCTCCGCTTGTCGACAAAATTGAGCAAAGGGAATTGCTGGATACGTTGTCGATTCCCGGACCCGCTTGGGTACCGCTTCGCTCGATTGATCCAGGTGCCCCATCTCTGCCGAAGGGATGGACGTTTCCTGTGATGGCTAAGGCTGCCCGTGGTGGATACGACGGCAAGGGAACCAGGGTTCTTGACTCCATCGATGCACTGGCGCACTTACTGCGGTCTGTGGATCCTGCCGGTTGGTTACTGGAGAGCTGGATCGACTACGAGCAGGAGCTCGCTCTCATCGTGAGCCGTGATCGTTTCGGTCGTGTGCGCAGTCTTCCCTTGGTGGAAACCCACCAATCCCATCAAGTCTGTGACTGGGTTCTGGCACCCGCTTCCGTTGAGCAGCTCGTGGAAGCCACCGCTTACAACATGGCGGCCTCCCTGCTCACCAAGCTCAGTTATGTGGGCGTGATGGCCCTGGAATTCTTCTATGGCCCGGCCGGTCTGATGGTCAACGAGATTGCGCCCCGTACCCATAATTCTGGTCACTTCTCGATTGAGGCCTGCAGCAGCAGTCAATTTGACCAGCAGCTCTGCATCACGGCCGATCTTCCTGTCCCTGATCCTGAGCTGATTTGTCCAGGGGCACTCATGGTCAACCTGCTGGGTCTTCAAGCGGAGCAGGCAGCACCTCTTGAGGAGCGCTTGCAGCGGTTGCAACAGCTTTCAGGTGCTCATCTTCATTGGTATGGCAAAAACGATGAGAGTCCAGGGCGCAAGCTCGGTCACGTGACCGTTCTCCTCGAGTCTGACGGTGTCGACCAGCGCTCCCGTGAGGCCGCTGATTGGCTCATGGTCATCCGCTCGATCTGGCCGCTGCCCTTAAATTGA
- a CDS encoding carbohydrate ABC transporter permease, whose translation MVIGPDRARARDSVAAWGFLLPALGLLALSVLVPALMALVMSFTQTGLDVSEPLRFVGFANLRRLSVDPMFYRVLGTTLLYLVGIVPPVVIGSLGLAVLVNRSLPGMHWLRAAFYTPVLVSIVVAAIAFRWLYAENGLINGWLSALAGAGFEPIGFLTNPLLALPSVMLVTLWKGLGYYMVIFLAGLQGIPAELYEAAALDGSEGWRRHVDITLPLLRPYVTLVSVISAIAATKVFEEVFLMTQGGPAESTKTLVYYVYDQAFAELEISYACTVGLALFLLVMLLTAIRWLAAGDRGLI comes from the coding sequence ATGGTGATCGGACCCGATCGCGCCCGTGCTCGCGACTCTGTTGCAGCCTGGGGTTTTTTACTTCCAGCCCTTGGTTTGCTGGCACTTTCGGTGTTGGTGCCAGCCCTGATGGCTCTCGTCATGAGCTTCACGCAGACGGGCCTGGATGTGAGTGAACCGCTGCGCTTCGTCGGATTCGCGAATCTGAGAAGGCTCAGTGTCGATCCCATGTTTTATCGGGTTCTGGGTACCACGCTGCTGTATCTCGTCGGGATTGTGCCGCCGGTGGTGATCGGATCGCTTGGCTTGGCGGTGCTGGTGAATCGCAGTCTCCCAGGCATGCACTGGCTGCGGGCTGCCTTCTACACCCCGGTCCTGGTGTCGATTGTTGTGGCCGCCATTGCCTTTCGATGGCTCTATGCCGAGAACGGTCTGATCAACGGCTGGTTGTCTGCACTGGCCGGTGCTGGTTTCGAACCGATCGGGTTCCTGACGAACCCCTTGCTGGCGCTCCCTTCCGTGATGCTGGTCACCCTCTGGAAGGGCCTTGGTTATTACATGGTCATCTTTCTGGCAGGACTTCAAGGCATTCCAGCGGAGCTCTACGAGGCGGCGGCCCTCGATGGGAGTGAGGGCTGGCGACGACATGTCGACATCACCCTGCCGCTTCTGAGGCCCTACGTGACTCTGGTCTCTGTGATTTCTGCGATCGCAGCAACGAAGGTGTTTGAGGAGGTGTTTCTCATGACCCAGGGCGGGCCGGCGGAATCCACCAAGACTCTGGTGTACTACGTCTATGACCAAGCCTTCGCGGAACTGGAAATCAGCTACGCCTGCACCGTTGGCCTCGCTCTCTTCCTGCTTGTCATGCTGCTTACAGCCATCCGCTGGCTGGCTGCGGGTGATCGTGGCTTGATCTGA
- the aroB gene encoding 3-dehydroquinate synthase, with protein MIAVDSSARIPVALERNPYEVLIERHGLNRLGDELLRSGVKTGRKILIVSNRDVAGPYGEQCIDALRSAGFDPSLLVIEAGEERKNLATIQQIYDEAFRLRLERSSLFVALGGGVVGDMTGFAAATWLRGLAVVQVPTTLLAMVDAAIGGKTGVNHPGGKNLIGAFHQPKLVLIDPSTLASLPEREFRAGMAEVIKYGVIGDADLFAQLEQGGKLSSVEEMDPSLLQTTLERSAQAKARVVAADEREGGLRAILNYGHTFGHVVENLTGYGTWLHGEAVAIGMVAAGELAVQRNLWSREDCDRQRRLIAQAGLPNAWPTLNPTAVLDTLTGDKKVQDGKVRFVLPKALGSVTIVNDVEQREILDCLSSLTEEAAP; from the coding sequence TTGATCGCGGTGGACAGTTCGGCTCGCATTCCGGTCGCGTTGGAACGCAACCCCTATGAGGTTTTGATCGAGCGCCACGGCCTCAACAGGCTTGGCGACGAACTGCTTCGCTCTGGGGTGAAGACCGGCCGAAAGATCCTCATTGTGAGCAACCGCGATGTGGCTGGTCCCTATGGGGAGCAGTGCATCGATGCTCTGAGATCAGCGGGCTTTGACCCATCGCTTTTGGTCATCGAAGCCGGTGAGGAGCGCAAGAACCTGGCCACCATTCAGCAGATCTATGACGAAGCCTTTCGTCTCCGGCTCGAGCGAAGCTCGCTGTTCGTAGCCCTCGGTGGTGGAGTTGTGGGTGACATGACTGGATTCGCTGCCGCCACCTGGCTGCGGGGTCTAGCGGTCGTTCAGGTTCCGACCACCTTGCTGGCGATGGTGGACGCGGCGATTGGGGGCAAAACCGGAGTCAATCACCCGGGTGGAAAAAATCTGATCGGAGCGTTTCACCAGCCAAAGCTCGTGCTGATCGATCCCTCCACCCTGGCCAGCCTTCCAGAACGGGAATTCCGCGCTGGCATGGCCGAAGTGATCAAGTACGGCGTGATCGGAGATGCGGATCTTTTTGCGCAACTCGAGCAGGGGGGGAAACTGAGCAGCGTCGAGGAAATGGATCCATCCCTGCTGCAGACAACACTCGAGCGATCAGCCCAGGCCAAGGCCAGGGTGGTTGCTGCCGACGAACGGGAGGGGGGTCTGCGCGCCATCCTCAACTACGGACACACGTTTGGTCATGTGGTCGAAAACCTGACGGGCTACGGGACCTGGCTTCATGGTGAAGCCGTGGCCATCGGCATGGTTGCCGCTGGTGAACTGGCTGTTCAACGCAATCTCTGGAGCCGCGAAGACTGTGATCGGCAACGACGTCTGATCGCGCAGGCGGGCCTACCCAACGCATGGCCAACCCTGAATCCGACAGCCGTCCTTGACACCCTCACAGGCGACAAAAAAGTTCAGGACGGAAAGGTTCGGTTTGTGCTTCCTAAGGCCCTCGGCTCGGTGACCATCGTCAACGATGTTGAGCAGAGAGAAATTCTGGATTGCCTGTCCTCGCTCACTGAGGAAGCGGCTCCCTGA